The Candidatus Saccharibacteria bacterium genome has a segment encoding these proteins:
- the trxB gene encoding thioredoxin-disulfide reductase has protein sequence MTSFVYYGSDWCPDCVRVKRWLSENNLTDYTERDPDDGQEIVDEMLAKTNGHHEIPTLDINGKILVNPSNEELKEEFKTMSAEHSEDKIYDVVGIGAGPTSLAAAIYTTREDLETVLLEKGVVGGLAAVTESVENYPGFPDGVGGMELAQNLEKQALRFGTTIQLAEVTAIEDKGDYRVVKSTDGDYKAKTVLIGTGSDYKKAGVKGEKEFYGRGVHYCATCDGALYRDQVMAVIGGGNSAAQESLFLTKFAKQVHVFIRKDHWRASDVLIQKVQENDKITVHFNTEIEEIQGEGVRIHSITTKNNQTNETQEMNVGVVFVFVGLSPNTAFLGDSVELDEAGFVKTNEDLQTNLNGVFAAGDVRSGATMQIASAVGEGATAALKIREFLEANE, from the coding sequence ATGACTTCGTTTGTGTACTATGGCTCAGATTGGTGTCCGGACTGTGTTCGTGTCAAACGGTGGTTGTCCGAAAACAATCTAACCGACTACACCGAACGAGATCCGGACGATGGGCAAGAAATTGTAGATGAAATGCTAGCCAAGACGAACGGCCATCATGAAATACCAACGCTGGACATTAATGGTAAAATTTTAGTTAATCCAAGCAACGAAGAGTTAAAAGAGGAATTTAAAACTATGAGTGCAGAACATTCAGAAGACAAAATATACGACGTAGTTGGTATCGGTGCCGGTCCGACTTCTTTAGCCGCTGCGATTTATACTACCCGCGAGGATCTTGAAACTGTTTTACTTGAAAAAGGTGTAGTTGGTGGACTAGCTGCAGTTACTGAAAGCGTCGAGAACTACCCAGGGTTTCCAGACGGTGTTGGTGGCATGGAGCTTGCTCAGAATCTAGAAAAACAAGCACTGCGGTTTGGTACAACTATTCAACTTGCTGAAGTTACCGCGATTGAAGACAAAGGCGACTACCGAGTGGTGAAGTCGACAGACGGTGACTATAAAGCTAAGACTGTTCTTATTGGGACTGGCAGTGATTACAAAAAGGCAGGAGTAAAAGGCGAAAAAGAGTTCTATGGCCGTGGCGTACATTATTGTGCAACCTGCGACGGGGCTCTGTACCGAGACCAAGTGATGGCAGTTATTGGCGGCGGTAACTCTGCAGCCCAAGAAAGTTTGTTTTTAACAAAATTTGCCAAACAAGTACATGTTTTTATTCGTAAAGACCATTGGCGAGCGTCTGATGTATTGATTCAAAAAGTACAAGAAAACGACAAGATTACGGTTCATTTTAATACTGAAATCGAAGAAATCCAGGGTGAAGGGGTTCGAATCCATTCAATTACGACTAAGAACAATCAAACAAACGAAACGCAAGAAATGAATGTTGGCGTGGTGTTTGTGTTTGTTGGCTTGAGCCCAAATACAGCCTTTTTGGGCGATTCAGTTGAGCTCGACGAAGCTGGATTTGTAAAAACCAACGAGGATTTACAGACAAATCTTAATGGTGTGTTCGCGGCTGGTGATGTGCGCAGCGGTGCAACTATGCAAATTGCTTCGGCGGTTGGCGAAGGCGCTACAGCAGCTCTAAAAATACGCGAATTTCTAGAGGCCAACGAATAG
- a CDS encoding efflux RND transporter permease subunit, giving the protein MANKGTSGFRDFLSNVSVRFFDEWKIKSAVFGLIFIFGLLSYTTFLPREGFPPIQFPLTLVNGVYFVDDAEAVDRDVVQPALAAIEDVEGITETFSNTGPNNFTFFAFFDEDVDAEAANTEVQSRLADANVPDGVEFDAISLNPAAYLNEYDLLLSVGYVPNQTGSEVNVDIEEIQDKAAIVAEEFKQDERIANAEVVELVQQAPDPATGEIVSRQTGFNFFGTSPSPGSSDVIFYKAVTVGINKTDSIDILELNDVVKELSERLERDDRLRTDSLNTGYYFDISIGADFGSSIATQINSLQSNLFSGILAVSLISWLLITWRASLITAVFMLGVMLVTMIVLLAVGYTLNTITLFALVLSLGLFVDDATIVIEAIVAARAKGRKPREAIKEAVSKVAPASFAGSLTTILVFLPLTFISGILGEFIRLMPVTVIISLTVSLLLSLTLIPLLSRFGLKNMQTKPNAKTRMFDSIAQAFAGLPLLLKTRPRIGKHVAVGMVLLSFVFVMGTGYFAQKVEFNIFPASDDSDQLNINYEFAQGTSLQQAELIAERANTVITEEVGENMVRALYGGFSPSNERGADIVVELVPFTDREVTSFELIEVLEESLQQEIGQAAEVTISQIDNGPPVEDLPFKVQIIGEDPANTVPLAQDIQDFLTDRTIERANGTTSTITETDLSGVRGVARTNGDRYVEVSAGFEDSDVSALVTAAQTAVEEEFTDSRLAEYGDQITLGFDFGQESDSAESFAALGVVFPVAILAILVLLAIQFRSILQPLLIILAIPFSIFGVFLGLYVTDNSLSFFSAIGMIGLIGIAVNNTILLTDYANQEKQAGKGRVEAISSALQQRFRPLLATTITTIVALLPLALNDPFWEPLAYTIIFGLASSTILVILSFPYYYIMSETASAFAKRGYNRLRKK; this is encoded by the coding sequence ATGGCAAATAAAGGTACTTCGGGATTTCGGGATTTTTTAAGTAATGTAAGTGTGCGGTTTTTTGATGAGTGGAAGATTAAGAGTGCAGTATTTGGTTTAATTTTTATTTTTGGACTGCTTAGTTACACGACATTTTTGCCGCGAGAGGGGTTCCCGCCGATTCAGTTTCCGTTAACACTTGTAAACGGGGTGTATTTTGTCGACGACGCCGAAGCTGTTGACCGTGATGTGGTCCAGCCGGCATTGGCGGCAATTGAAGATGTTGAAGGTATAACTGAGACATTCTCTAACACTGGGCCAAATAATTTTACGTTTTTTGCCTTTTTTGATGAAGACGTCGATGCCGAGGCTGCCAATACGGAAGTACAGAGCCGGCTTGCCGACGCCAATGTCCCGGATGGAGTTGAGTTTGACGCAATATCATTAAACCCAGCGGCCTATTTGAACGAGTATGACTTGCTGCTTTCTGTTGGCTATGTACCGAACCAAACTGGTTCAGAAGTAAATGTAGACATCGAAGAAATCCAAGACAAGGCGGCAATTGTAGCTGAAGAATTTAAGCAAGACGAGCGAATTGCCAATGCCGAGGTTGTTGAGTTAGTGCAACAGGCTCCAGACCCTGCAACTGGCGAGATTGTGAGTCGACAAACAGGTTTTAACTTTTTTGGCACAAGTCCAAGCCCTGGTTCTAGCGATGTAATCTTTTATAAAGCTGTGACGGTTGGCATAAACAAGACTGACAGTATTGATATTCTAGAGCTGAACGACGTCGTTAAAGAGTTGTCTGAGCGGCTTGAGCGTGATGATCGATTGCGGACGGATTCATTAAACACTGGATATTATTTTGATATTTCTATAGGTGCTGACTTCGGAAGTTCGATAGCTACTCAAATTAATTCGCTACAAAGTAATTTATTTAGTGGTATTTTGGCGGTGTCGTTGATTAGCTGGCTGCTTATCACCTGGCGAGCTTCGTTAATAACGGCTGTATTTATGCTTGGGGTGATGCTGGTTACGATGATTGTACTCTTGGCAGTTGGCTATACGCTTAACACTATTACGTTGTTTGCCTTGGTGCTGTCGCTCGGTTTGTTTGTCGATGATGCAACAATAGTTATTGAGGCAATTGTGGCAGCCCGCGCGAAAGGCAGAAAACCGCGAGAGGCCATAAAAGAAGCAGTTAGCAAGGTAGCACCTGCCAGCTTTGCGGGCTCGCTGACAACTATTTTGGTCTTTTTGCCGCTCACATTTATTAGCGGAATTCTTGGAGAATTTATACGACTGATGCCAGTAACAGTGATTATTTCACTAACCGTGTCACTCCTACTATCGTTAACACTTATCCCGCTTTTGAGCCGATTTGGCTTAAAAAACATGCAGACCAAACCAAATGCAAAAACTCGTATGTTTGATTCTATTGCACAGGCGTTTGCGGGGTTGCCGCTGCTACTTAAAACCCGGCCGCGAATTGGTAAGCATGTGGCAGTGGGTATGGTGCTGTTGTCATTTGTTTTTGTGATGGGTACAGGGTACTTTGCCCAAAAAGTTGAGTTTAATATTTTTCCTGCCTCTGACGATTCCGATCAACTAAATATCAATTACGAATTTGCTCAAGGTACAAGTTTGCAGCAGGCCGAGTTGATAGCAGAGCGTGCTAATACCGTCATAACTGAGGAAGTTGGTGAAAACATGGTCCGGGCTTTGTATGGCGGTTTTAGTCCAAGCAACGAGCGCGGAGCAGACATTGTTGTTGAGTTGGTGCCATTTACGGACCGCGAAGTTACCTCGTTTGAGTTGATTGAGGTCTTAGAAGAATCACTGCAACAAGAAATTGGACAAGCTGCTGAAGTTACAATCAGCCAAATCGATAACGGCCCACCGGTAGAAGACCTACCGTTTAAAGTACAGATTATTGGCGAAGATCCAGCAAACACAGTGCCACTTGCTCAAGATATTCAGGATTTTTTAACTGACAGAACTATTGAGCGAGCGAACGGCACAACGTCGACTATTACCGAAACTGATCTTTCTGGCGTTCGTGGCGTAGCCCGGACCAACGGCGATCGTTACGTTGAAGTGAGTGCGGGTTTTGAGGATAGCGATGTGTCGGCTCTTGTAACTGCAGCTCAAACTGCTGTTGAGGAAGAGTTTACCGACAGTCGTCTGGCTGAATATGGTGACCAGATTACGCTTGGCTTTGATTTTGGACAAGAAAGCGATAGTGCCGAGAGTTTTGCAGCATTGGGTGTAGTGTTCCCGGTAGCAATTTTGGCGATATTGGTTTTACTGGCGATTCAGTTCCGTTCTATTTTGCAACCACTACTAATAATATTGGCGATTCCGTTTAGCATATTTGGTGTCTTCTTGGGATTGTATGTAACTGACAATTCACTGAGTTTCTTTAGCGCAATCGGCATGATCGGTTTGATTGGGATCGCAGTTAACAACACCATTCTATTAACTGACTATGCGAATCAAGAAAAGCAAGCCGGCAAAGGCAGAGTTGAAGCTATATCCTCAGCCCTACAGCAGCGTTTTAGACCGCTACTTGCTACAACCATCACAACTATTGTTGCCTTGTTGCCATTGGCGCTAAACGACCCGTTCTGGGAGCCACTGGCCTACACAATCATATTTGGTTTAGCGAGCTCCACAATCTTAGTTATATTGTCATTCCCGTATTACTACATAATGTCCGAAACGGCGTCTGCCTTTGCTAAACGGGGATACAATAGATTGCGGAAAAAGTAG
- a CDS encoding glutaredoxin family protein, whose product MSNIKNITIFSTTTCVYCPMVKKWLDGKGLEYEYIELDKDPSRQQEMIEKSGQMAVPVTLFTKEDGTEEVVVGFNPGQLASAIS is encoded by the coding sequence ATGAGCAATATAAAAAACATAACTATCTTCAGTACAACAACTTGCGTGTATTGCCCGATGGTTAAAAAGTGGCTGGACGGCAAAGGCTTAGAGTATGAATACATTGAACTCGACAAAGATCCGTCTCGACAACAAGAAATGATTGAAAAGTCTGGTCAAATGGCTGTGCCAGTGACCTTGTTCACAAAAGAAGATGGAACAGAGGAAGTGGTCGTTGGATTCAACCCAGGACAGCTAGCCTCAGCTATTTCATAG
- a CDS encoding ABC transporter ATP-binding protein — protein sequence MQQIRKIFSATKELKRYYIAIGCFTVFSALLTLLLPAVTGKVIDLFGQGEDFDISKAVFYAAVIFLADILYNIITNVNGYIGDQMGFHVRRILGNKYYEKLMILPQQYFDNEITGKVVNRLERSVGQISDFLSAFSNNFLQFIFSTIFGLVVIGFYSLPVALFLAALYPIYIFMTTRSSGLWMDYQDKINKNNDMAFGRFNEAISQIRAVKSFNQEQRELNYYQSKLAKIISLVRPQSKHWHISDFKRRLVLNVIFFAVFCFIFIQGARGALTAGDAVALILYSNQIRIPIFTISFLVDRTQRVISNSKDYFDVIEKADEERNAQAKNLHVHDGRVEFKNVTFSYDDKTQVLSDLNFTIEPGEKIALVGESGGGKTTITNLLMGFYHPDNGQILVDKQNIADINLPSLRRAVGAVFQTASLFSGTITENISYSKSSYKKKDIVAAAKAANAHQFINKFKKDYDTFIGERGLKLSGGQQQRIAIARAIFKNAPILVLDEATSSLDSKSEILVQAALDKLMENRTTIIIAHRLSTIANVDKILVIDGGRIAEQGSPKQLAKSGGIYSQLLKMQKDGADIEQLKKYDMVG from the coding sequence ATGCAGCAAATCCGAAAAATTTTTAGCGCCACCAAAGAACTAAAACGTTATTACATTGCAATTGGTTGTTTTACAGTATTTTCTGCGCTACTAACTCTGCTTTTACCAGCAGTTACAGGTAAAGTTATTGATTTATTTGGGCAAGGCGAAGACTTTGATATTTCTAAAGCTGTTTTTTATGCAGCTGTTATTTTTTTGGCGGACATTCTTTATAACATTATTACTAATGTTAATGGCTATATTGGCGACCAAATGGGGTTTCATGTTCGGCGCATTTTGGGTAACAAATATTATGAAAAGCTAATGATTCTACCGCAGCAGTATTTTGATAACGAAATAACAGGCAAAGTCGTCAACAGGCTGGAGCGGTCAGTCGGTCAAATTAGTGATTTTTTGTCTGCGTTTAGTAACAATTTCTTACAATTTATTTTTAGCACCATTTTTGGGCTAGTAGTGATTGGATTTTACAGTTTGCCAGTTGCGTTATTCTTAGCAGCTTTGTACCCAATTTACATTTTTATGACAACGCGCAGCAGCGGCTTATGGATGGATTACCAAGACAAAATTAACAAAAATAATGATATGGCGTTTGGTCGCTTTAACGAGGCAATCAGCCAAATCAGAGCAGTTAAAAGTTTTAACCAAGAACAACGCGAACTAAATTACTATCAATCAAAACTAGCAAAAATAATCAGTTTAGTACGTCCCCAGTCAAAACATTGGCATATAAGCGATTTTAAGCGGAGATTAGTGCTGAATGTCATATTTTTTGCGGTGTTTTGCTTTATTTTTATTCAAGGAGCACGCGGAGCACTAACAGCTGGCGATGCCGTTGCTTTAATTTTATATTCCAATCAAATTCGTATTCCTATTTTCACTATTAGCTTCCTTGTCGACAGAACCCAACGGGTAATTAGTAACAGCAAAGACTATTTTGACGTTATTGAAAAAGCCGACGAGGAACGAAATGCTCAGGCTAAAAACCTGCACGTACACGACGGTAGAGTAGAGTTTAAAAACGTGACCTTTAGTTATGACGACAAAACTCAGGTTTTATCTGATTTAAATTTTACTATTGAACCGGGTGAAAAGATCGCTCTTGTCGGCGAAAGCGGTGGAGGCAAGACCACAATCACTAATTTGTTAATGGGGTTTTATCACCCCGACAACGGTCAAATTCTAGTCGACAAGCAGAACATTGCCGACATAAATCTGCCAAGTTTACGGCGAGCTGTAGGAGCAGTGTTTCAAACCGCCAGTTTATTTAGCGGCACGATTACTGAAAATATTTCTTATTCTAAATCGTCTTATAAAAAGAAAGACATAGTAGCTGCTGCCAAAGCTGCCAATGCACACCAATTTATTAACAAGTTCAAAAAAGACTACGACACCTTTATTGGTGAACGAGGCCTAAAACTGAGTGGTGGGCAGCAGCAACGAATAGCCATTGCTCGGGCAATTTTTAAAAACGCTCCAATCCTTGTTTTAGACGAGGCGACGAGCTCGCTCGACAGCAAGTCGGAAATACTGGTTCAAGCTGCACTCGATAAATTAATGGAAAATCGTACCACCATAATTATTGCGCACCGACTAAGCACCATAGCTAATGTCGATAAAATACTGGTGATTGACGGCGGACGGATTGCTGAGCAAGGTAGCCCTAAGCAGCTCGCAAAGTCTGGCGGGATTTATTCACAACTCCTTAAAATGCAAAAAGACGGTGCTGATATTGAGCAGCTTAAGAAGTACGACATGGTTGGCTAA
- a CDS encoding DUF192 domain-containing protein — MNARQVIGIGVVLAASLLGGLFFINQQATAPDQLNAEYSFTVGEQTFDLLVADEPHEQITGLSGREGLDDDRAMLFVFDESAQHGIWMKDMLFSIDIVWLNSEKRVVHIESNISPDTYPRIFKPEENSKYVIEFNAGAVAKLGLSAGDTVEF, encoded by the coding sequence ATGAACGCGCGACAGGTGATTGGTATTGGAGTTGTATTGGCTGCGAGTCTGCTTGGTGGACTATTTTTTATCAATCAACAAGCAACTGCGCCCGACCAACTAAATGCCGAATATTCATTTACAGTTGGTGAGCAAACATTTGATTTACTAGTAGCCGATGAACCGCACGAACAAATAACCGGCCTTAGCGGGCGCGAAGGACTTGACGACGATCGAGCAATGTTATTTGTGTTTGATGAGTCAGCCCAACACGGTATATGGATGAAAGACATGCTATTTAGTATTGATATTGTCTGGCTAAACAGCGAAAAACGAGTCGTCCACATAGAATCGAATATTAGTCCTGACACCTACCCAAGAATTTTTAAGCCCGAAGAAAATAGCAAATATGTTATTGAGTTTAACGCTGGTGCCGTAGCTAAGCTTGGACTCAGCGCTGGTGACACAGTAGAGTTTTAA
- a CDS encoding FKBP-type peptidyl-prolyl cis-trans isomerase — translation MRYLEDFDAQAEPATELQIIDLVEGDGEVVEENARVTVHYTGAYAVNGEIFETSKDRGQTITFGLNEVIPGWTQGVPGMKVGGTRRLIIPGELAYGAAPNGYVPGEGARPLGTLVFDIELEAVEG, via the coding sequence GTGAGATATTTAGAAGACTTTGACGCACAGGCAGAACCAGCCACAGAGCTGCAGATTATTGACTTAGTAGAAGGCGACGGCGAAGTAGTTGAAGAGAACGCTCGGGTTACAGTGCACTACACCGGCGCATACGCTGTTAACGGTGAAATATTCGAAACGTCAAAAGACCGCGGCCAGACAATAACCTTTGGCTTAAATGAAGTTATTCCAGGTTGGACACAAGGTGTTCCTGGCATGAAGGTTGGCGGAACACGACGATTGATCATTCCTGGTGAATTAGCATATGGTGCTGCACCTAACGGTTACGTGCCTGGCGAAGGTGCAAGACCACTCGGTACCTTGGTTTTCGACATTGAGCTCGAAGCAGTTGAGGGTTAA